A portion of the Salmo trutta chromosome 1, fSalTru1.1, whole genome shotgun sequence genome contains these proteins:
- the LOC115204463 gene encoding CD97 antigen: MTGRVHLLILALHLAPLMVHASGCLQGFYTKGNDCIDENECNPPSDEYNDDPETPQICGENAACINTEGSFYCQCALGFISSSQQMNFTADSPEKCLDINECLENNNTCGPNAECHNVLGSYSCICNEGFVSSTGVERFIFGQGVTCEDRNECVDDITICGKHTQCFNTRGSYSCVCNPGFGLKSGKAQSTGNGESCEEITDQKATTDQTATTDSEDAQGAKDLCKINMFICGGNGTCHNATNSGHRCACHAGFTNYGDPQGRCTELNCNTFVSEKHLKMVIPGLQDAVALMRTSCLELSESNTAEQVDGEALLETLLSAIDRLLSGGPLNNNKEVSVLLDLVETALRMIGPLLKHPKTRRFNTHTEVELLVQRNASSPQGPLTLSSTHAQLDSHWETAAGDTSYPGFATVSLLSYKGLETSTNHSFSGLKAQEGHSFQINSKVVTATISNKDTSFLKEPVTFTFSHLKESDEGNYTCVYWDAESGEGTWSDRGCFLVKSNATHTVCSCYHLSSFAVLMALYEFKDTFQLQLITWVGLSLSLLCLFLCILTFSLIRSIRSTRNTIHLHLCLSLFIANLVFLVGISHTESQSACAVVAGLLHFFFLAAFCWMCLEGVQLFRMVVLVFNTTFRPLYMMAGGYGVPAVIVAISALANAKGYGTERHCWLNLEDGFIWSFFGPVCIIIMVNVFFFLITVWKLAQKFSSLNPDLDKLRKIKAFTITAVAQLCVLGTMWIFGCFQFEESTLAMSYLFTLLNSLQGVLVFLMHCLLSKQVREEYGKILDSVCALQKTKYSEFSSNQSSNSKSQTSKSAQNTGESQI; this comes from the exons CTCTTCACCTTGCCCCGCTGATGGTACATGCATCAGGCTGTCTCCAAGGATTCTATACAAAGGGGAACGATTGCATTG ATGAGAATGAGTGTAATCCTCCTAGTGATGAGTATAATGATGACCCTGAAACACCACAAATCTGTGGTGAGAATGCAGCATGCATCAACACTGAAGGAAGCTTCTACTGTCAATGTGCTCTTGGGTTCATATCATCATCACAGCAGATGAACTTCACAGCTGACTCACCTGAAAAATGTTTAG ACATCAACGAGTGTTTGGAGAATAATAACACCTGTGGTCCCAATGCCGAGTGTCACAATGTGTTAGGGTCATACTCCTGCATCTGCAATGAGGGGTTTGTGTCCAGTACTGGAGTGGAAAGATTTATATTTGGCCAAGGAGTCACATGTGAAG ATAGAAACGAGTGTGTGGATGACATCACAATTTGCGGGAAGCATACACAGTGCTTCAACACACGAGGCAGCTACTCCTGTGTCTGCAATCCAGGGTTTGGCCTGAAGTCTGGCAAAGCTCAATCCACAGGGAATGGAGAATCATGTGAGGAAATAACAGATCAGAAAGCCACCACAGACCAGACAGCAACCACAGACAGTGAGGATGCTCAAGGTGCTAAAG ACTTGTGTAAAATAAATATGTTTATCTGTGGAGGGAATGGAACGTGCCATAATGCCACCAACAGTGGCCATCGGTGTGCGTGCCATGCAGGATTCACCAACTACGGAGACCCGCAGGGGAGATGTACTG AGTTGAACTGTAACACGTTTGTGAGTGAGAAGCATCTTAAGATG GTCATCCCAGGTCTGCAGGATGCTGTGGCCCTGATGAGGACCAGTTGTCTGGAGTTGAGTGAGAGTAATACGGCAGAACAAGTCGATGGAGAGGCCCTGCTAGAG aCTCTGTTGTCTGCTATAGACAGGCTCCTGTCTGGCGGGCCTCTGAATAATAACAAGGAAGTGAGTGTCTTGCTGGACCTGGTAGAGACTGCTCTGAGAATGATAGGACCTCTGCTGAAACACCCCAAGACCAGGAGGTTCAACACTCACACCG AGGTGGAGCTGTTGGTGCAGAGAAATGCCTCCTCACCCCAGGGACCACTCACCTTGTCCTCTACACACGCTCAGCTAGACAGCCACTGGGAGACTGCTGCTGGAGACACCTCCTACCCAG GATTTGCAACGGTGTCCCTGCTCAGCTATAAGGGTCTGGAGACATCCACCAACCATTCCTTCTCAGGGCTGAAGGCACAGGAGGGCCACAGCTTCCAGATCAACTCCAAAGTGGTGACGGCCACCATTAGTAACAAGGACACATCCTTTCTCAAGGAGCCAGTCACATTCACCTTCTCCCATTTGAAGGAG TCAGATGAAGGGAACTACACCTGTGTGTACTGGGATGCTGAGTCGGGAGAAGGGACCTGGTCTGATCGAGGCTGTTTCCTGGTGAAGTCCAATGCCACCCACACGGTGTGCTCCTGCTACCATCTCAGCAGTTTTGCTGTTCTTATGGCTCTCTATGAGTTCAAG gACACATTCCAGCTGCAGCTGATCACCTGGGTgggcctgtccctgtccctgctgTGTCTCTTCCTCTGcatcctcaccttctccctgatcCGCTCCATCCGGAGCACCCGCAATACCAtccacctccacctctgtctcagcCTCTTCATTGCCAACCTGGTCTTCCTCGTCGGCATCTCACACACCGAGAGCCAG tctGCTTGTGCGGTGGTGGCTGGGCTGCTTCACTTCTTCTTCCTGGCAGCGTTCTGCTGGATGTGTCTGGAGGGAGTGCAGCTCTTCAGGATGGTGGTCCTTGTCTTCAACACCACCTTCAGGCCCCTCTACATGATGGCGGGGGGCTATGGCGTTCCTGCTGTCATCGTCGCCATCTCTGCCCTCGCCAACGCCAAAGGATACGGAACCGAGCGCCA CTGCTGGCTCAACCTTGAGGATGGATTCATCTGGAGCTTCTTTGGCCCTGTCTGTATCATCATCATG GTGAACGTGTTTTTCTTCCTCATCACGGTGTGGAAGTTGGCCCAGAAGTTCTCCAGCCTGAACCCTGACCTTGACAAACTCCGCAAAATCAA GGCATTCACCATAACTGCAGTGGCTCAGCTGTGTGTGCTGGGCACGATGTGGATCTTTGGCTGTTTCCAGTTTGAGGAAAGCACGCTGGCCATGTCGTACCTGTTCACCCTCCTCAACAGTCTGCAGGGGGTCCTAGTGTTCCTCATGCACTGCCTGCTCTCTAAACAG GTGAGAGAGGAGTATGGCAAAATCCTGGACAGCGTCTGTGCACTACAGAAGACAAAGTACTCAGAGTTTTCCTCCAACCAGTCAAGCAACAGCAAATCACAG